From one Lotus japonicus ecotype B-129 chromosome 3, LjGifu_v1.2 genomic stretch:
- the LOC130747263 gene encoding receptor-like serine/threonine-protein kinase NCRK, with translation MKSQLKIALAFVISLLWIQHSYCDEASDTSGLNKWKCKCSSFQGNQNYSLANCSKSCDCRSGGDKNESIWTCICDPNGFPQVAADGRSPNCFHSCNCTWGTVSTLLGSKKHISTKIAVVILLACVLCTTIAFLALVLYYVYRRDRFHIQSPIFSSDKETSSGISTANLISHRTATSSVPETKFSVNSPIFHITGCFQKASFLFGNQKETYHGNIIQFSFAELESATENFSASNLIGLGGSSYVYHGLLKDGSDVAVKRLKDHGGPEADSSFFKEIELLSRLHHCHLVPLLGYCSELTGKHVQRLLVFDYMTNGNLRECLDGVSGKYLDWATRVMIAIGAARGLEYLHEAAAPKILHRDVKSTNILLDENWQAKIIDLGMAKNLRSDDLPSCSNSPARMQGTFGYFAPEYAIVGRASLESDVFSFGVVLLELISGRQPIHKTTSGKEESLVIWATPRLQDSRRVMAELVDPQLKGNFPEEEVQIMAYLAKECLLLDPDTRPTMSEVVQILTSISPDKSRRRRNIPASLFQEPEDAEKQRQAPCSKFPTHTSLSHGVDHTLCVENQNKETDTVSAEYIESLILLSSQYDGLHASEEEMVDLTEPRYESFCMTNANVP, from the exons ATGAAGTCACAGCTCAAAATTGCTCTTGCTTTTGTCATTAGCTTGCTCTGGATTCAGCACTCATATTGTG ATGAAGCTTCTGATACATCTGGCCTGAACAAGTGGAAATGTAAATGTTCTTCTTTCCAAGGGAACCAGAACTATTCTCTTGCTAATTGCTCTAAGTCATGTGATTGCCGTTCAG GTGGTGACAAAAATGAGTCCATATGGACATGCATATGTGATCCCAATGGCTTTCCCCAAGTTGCAGCAGATGGTCGTAGCCCTAATTGCTTTCATTCCTGCAACTGTACCTGGG GAACTGTCAGCACATTACTAGGTTCAAAGAAACACATTTCCACCAAGATTGCTGTAGTCATTCTATTAGCCTGTGTTCTATGTACAACAATTGCATTTCTTGCCTTGGTTTTGTACTATGTCTACCGAAGAGACAGATTCCATATTCAATCACCAATATTCTCATCAGATAAGGAAACAAGTAGTGGTATTAGTACTGCCAACCTAATTAGTCATAGGACAGCGACTTCTTCAGTGCCGGAAACCAAATTTTCTGTAAATTCTCCTATTTTTCATATTACAG GATGCTTTCAGAAAGCCTCTTTCTTATTTGggaaccaaaaagaaacttatcATGGAAATATTATTCAATTTTCGTTTGCTGAACTGGAAAGTGCCACTGAGAACTTTTCAGCTTCCAACCTTATCGGATTAGGCGGAAGTAGTTATGTATACCATGGTCTGCTGAAAGATGGTAGTGATGTCGCAGTTAAGCGCCTAAAAGATCATGGGGGGCCAGAAGCAGACTCATCATTTTTTAAGGAG ATTGAACTATTATCTAGACTTCATCATTGCCATTTGGTGCCTTTGCTTGGATACTGCTCAGAGTTAACAGGAAAACATGTTCAGAGGCTGCTAGTGTTTGATTACATGACGAATGGGAATTTGAGGGAATGTTTAGATGGAGTTTCTGGGAAATATTTGGATTGGGCTACTCGTGTTATGATTGCGATAGGAGCTGCGAGGGGCTTGGAATATCTACATGAAGCAGCTGCTCCAAAAATTCTTCATAGAGATGTCAAATCAACTAACATTCTTCTGGATGAAAACTGGCAAGCAAAA ataattgaTCTTGGTATGGCTAAAAACTTGAGATCTGATGATCTACCCAGCTGTTCAAATTCTCCAGCAAGAATGCAGGGGACATTTGGTTATTTTGCACCTGAATATGCTATTGTTGGTAGAGCCTCTCTTGAGTCAGATGTCTTCAGTTTTGGGGTGGTTCTTCTTGAGCTTATCAGCGGTCGGCAACCTATCCATAAAACAACTTCCGGAAAAGAAGAAAGCCTCGTTATATGG gcTACTCCGCGCTTACAGGATAGTAGGCGCGTAATGGCGGAGTTGGTTGATCCACAATTGAAAGGAAACTTCCCAGAAGAAGAGGTGCAAATAATGGCATACTTAGCAAAAGAGTGTTTGCTGCTGGATCCTGACACTCGGCCAACGATGAGTGAGGTGGTTCAGATTCTTACAAGTATTTCCCCAGACAAATCTAGAAGGAGAAGAAACATTCCAGCAAGCCTGTTTCAG GAACCAGAAGATGCAGAAAAGCAAAGGCAAGCTCCATGCAGTAAATTTCCGACTCATACTTCATTATCCCATGGTGTTGATCACACACTTTGTGTTGAGAACCAAAATAAAGAAACAGATACAGTTTCAGCTGAGTATATTGAGAGTTTGATCCTCTTGTCTTCACAATATGATGGCTTGCATGCATCAGAAGAGGAAATGGTAGACCTCACTGAGCCGCGGTATGAATCATTTTGCATGACAAATGCCAATGTCCCTTGA
- the LOC130743000 gene encoding uncharacterized protein LOC130743000, producing MSTNQYHLHLLFLLLLLTPTTPTVFILIYMDLVTIPQKMTTWWFKCLFHTITQLLIYHMWKYIEGVDLPPLTSIGCSHGLLFNEAIHWVAQNWVDGKTTDFIIAFDLMEKRLLKIPQPHDFHDVPNLWVYGRYFSLSVQRRDFTCEIWVMKKYKVQTSWTKTLVLSFNHYFHFPECSTKGGDIVMSTGHKLTKYSEEGVVQGEQLEPQNHSSYCGFLNPSASLYTESMLSLPDVSD from the coding sequence ATGTCCACAAACCAataccaccttcatcttctgtTCCTGTTGCTGTTGTTGACACCGACGACCCCGACGGTGTTTATACTCATTTATATGGATTTGGTTACCATTCCTCAAAAGATGACTACTTGGTGGTTCAAGTGCCTGTTCCATACAATTACGCAACTACTTATTTACCATATGTGGAAATATATTGAGGGTGTTGATTTGCCTCCCTTGACCTCTATTGGTTGTAGTCACGGGTTGCTCTTCAACGAGGCCATTCACTGGGTGGCTCAAAACTGGGTGGATGGTAAAACCACGGACTTTATTATTGCCTTTGATTTAATGGAAAAGAGACTTTTAAAGATACCCCAGCCTCATGATTTTCATGATGTGCCTAATTTGTGGGTTTATGGAAGATATTTTAGTCTATCAGTTCAGCGGAGAGATTTTACATGTGAAATATGGGTTATGAAGAAATACAAAGTACAAACATCTTGGACCAAGACTCTTGTTCTATCTTTCAACCACTACTTTCACTTCCCAGAATGCTCTACAAAAGGTGGTGATATTGTTATGTCAACTGGACATAAACTGACAAAGTATAGTGAAGAAGGAGTAGTACAAGGAGAACAACTAGAGCCTCAGAACCATTCTAGTTATTGTGGTTTTCTCAATCCATCAGCGTCCCTGTATACAGAGTCAATGCTTTCACTCCCTGATGTTAGTGACTGA
- the LOC130747262 gene encoding E3 ubiquitin-protein ligase WAV3, producing the protein MSSKWRKVKLALGFNSCAHIPSPLDDSSSPLNSTAARFSGAALPSVVFPASDTSSYRPSTPTPSSSGLRLPKSGSKSPKGTCAICLNSMKPGQGHAIFTAECSHSFHFKCITSNVNHGNRICPVCRANWKEVPFQSPAFNMCHGMPQNNAVIPQDDDLTGIIRRLPSPQVDASRQVSSLYHVSEPAIFDDDESLDQQASVTHSKNEPDHHIINTMEIRTYPEVSAVPKSASHDAFAVLIHLKAPHSERKHDICGNNTDSPSPPPLVENSRASVDLVTVLDVSGSMGGTKLALLKRAMGFVIQNLGPSDRLSVIAFSSTARRIFPLRLMTDIGRQQALQAVNSLTSNGGTNIAEGLRKGAKVFAERRWKNPVSSIILLSDGQDTYTISSRPNVGTDYQSLVPNSIHHNNGTGLHIPVHAFGFGTDHDATSMHSISEISGGTFSFIEAEDVIQDAFAQCIGGLLSVVMQELQIEVVCVHPHLQLSSVKAGNYRTSLTTNSRMGSINIGDLYADEERDFLVTINVPVDSSSDEMSLLTVRGLYRDPMTKEMVALEETSEVKIQRPDVGSELVGSIEVDRQRNRLQAAEAMAEARVAAERGDLSTAVSILDRCQKALSETVSAQAGDRLCVALSAELKEMQERMATQQVYEQSGRAYVLSGMSSHAWQRATARGDSTDSTSVMQSYQTPSMVDMVMRSQTMVFGAPQGRRVLQPTKSFPERQRR; encoded by the exons ATGTCAAGCAAATGGAGAAAAGTGAAGCTTGCTCTTGGCTTCAATTCATGTGCTCACATTCCTAGCCCTTTAGATGATTCCTCCTCACCTCTCAACTCCACCGCCGCTAGATTTTCCGGCGCTGCACTGCCGTCTGTTGTTTTTCCGGCCAGTGACACCTCCAGTTACCGCCCTAGCACCCCTACACCATCATCCTCTGGTCTCCGACTTCCCAAATCAGGATCCAAATCACCAAAG GGAACTTGTGCAATATGCCTGAACTCAATGAAACCAGGGCAGGGCCATGCCATTTTCACTGCAGAATGTTCTCACTCTTTTCATTTTAAGTGTATCACTTCTAATGTGAATCATGGGAATCGGATTTGCCCTGTTTGCAGAGCAAACTGGAAAgaagttccttttcaaagtcCTGCTTTTAATAtgtgccatggcatgcctcaaaACAATGCAGTAATTCCACAAGATGATGACTTGACAGGTATCATCAGGAGACTTCCTTCTCCTCAAGTGGATGCAAGTCGGCAGGTTTCATCGCTTTATCATGTTTCTGAACCAGCTatttttgatgatgatgaatcctTGGACCAACAAGCTTCAGTTACCCACAGTAAGAATGAGCCTGATCATCATATCATAAATACAATGGAGATAAGAACATATCCTGAGGTTTCAGCTGTTCCAAAGTCAGCATCTCATGATGCCTTTGCTGTACTAATTCATCTCAAAGCTCCGCACTCAGAGAGAAAACATGATATTTGTGGAAACAATACTGACTCACCCTCACCACCACCTTTAGTTGAAAATTCTCGTGCTTCGGTTGACCTTGTTACAGTTCTTGATGTAAGTGGTAGCATGGGAGGTACTAAGCTTGCATTGCTAAAACGAGCTATGGGTTTTGTCATTCAAAATCTGGGTCCATCGGATCGGTTGTCTGTCATTGCCTTCTCTTCCACAGCGCGCCGTATCTTTCCTCTTCGGCTGATGACTGACATTGGAAGGCAGCAGGCATTACAGGCTGTCAATTCTTTGACTTCAAATGGCGGGACAAACATCGCTGAAGGCTTGAGGAAAGGTGCCAAGGTGTTTGCTGAACGCCGGTGGAAGAACCCAGTTAGCAGCATCATATTGCTATCTGATGGGCAGGATACGTACACaattagtagcagaccgaatgtTGGAACAGATTACCAGTCACTTGTCCCAAACTCCATTCATCACAATAATGGTACAGGGTTGCATATACCGGTGCATGCTTTTGGCTTTGGCACTGATCATGATGCTACTTCAATGCATTCTATCTCTGAGATATCCGGGGGTACATTTTCTTTTATTGAAGCTGAGGATGTGATTCAGGATGCATTTGCACAGTGTATTGGGGGGCTCTTGAGTGTGGTTATGCAAGAATTACAAATTGAAGTTGTGTGTGTTCATCCTCATTTGCAACTTAGTTCAGTGAAAGCAGGAAACTACCGAACAAGCTTGACGACCAATTCAAGAATGGGTTCTATAAATATTGGGGATCTGTATGCTGATGAAGAAAGAGACTTTTTGGTGACAATCAATGTTCCAgttgatagctcaagtgatgaGATGTCATTGTTGACGGTCAGAGGTCTCTATAGAGACCCCATGACAAAAGAAATGGTGGCTCTGGAAGAAACTAGTGAAGTAAAAATTCAGAGACCTGACGTCGGTAGTGAGTTAGTTGGGTCGATAGAAGTTGACAGACAGCGAAACCGGCTTCAAGCAGCTGAGGCAATGGCAGAGGCTAGAGTTGCGGCCGAACGCGGGGATTTGTCCACTGCAGTTTCTATCCTAGATCGCTGCCAAAAGGCGTTGTCTGAAACTGTTTCTGCCCAAGCCGGGGATCGGTTATGTGTTGCGCTTTCGGCTGAATTAAAGGAGATGCAAGAGAGGATGGCGACCCAACAAGTCTATGAGCAGTCTGGAAGGGCTTATGTTTTGTCAGGAATGAGTTCACATGCATGGCAAAGGGCAACAGCGAGGGGTGATTCTACCGACAGCACCAGCGTTATGCAATCATACCAAACCCCTTCTATGGTTGATATGGTTATGCGATCTCAAACCATGGTTTTCGGAGCTCCTCAAGGTAGACGCGTTCTCCAGCCTACTAAATCATTTCCTGAGAGGCAGAGAAGATAA